One Desulfobacterales bacterium genomic window, AAGAACCATATTCATTCAGACGACAGAATCCGTGAGACCCAACAGAAAATTTCCAAGGCGACACAGGGTCAAACAACATCGATTTTTCTATGAATACAAAACAAATTGTTAAGGAAACGGCATTGGTATTAAGGTCTTGCGCCCATGCGCCCGGCATGGAGTACAAATGAAAGTCGCCCACCGAGTAAGCCTTTATCGGGAAAAAACCGATAACAATGAAGAGTAAAACCGCAGACAACATAAAGCCCTGAACCCGTTTCGCCCATATTCTCCTTCTCGTGCAGCTGTTTCCAATCATGTTTCCCCGCTTTTCTTTGCTGAAGTTCATTTAGCTGATTGATTTACAGACACAATTTGCCTTTTCATGCGATATCGATATCGGTCTCTTGAACATTGCGATCACGTCGGATTGTAAAAAGTTTTACGTGAAAATTTGGCATATTAAAAAACATACAAAAAATGCGCCAACGATGCTAATTATATATAACAAATTATATTTATAATATTTTTAACTATTCTTGCGCGAGGATCAACGTTGATCAGGATCATAAAATGTCAACTATTCACCGTTTTGGCGTTTAAATGCAAACCGTTGCTGAAAAACGGCGCCATCTGACTGACGAGGTGCTTGTAGCGGAAAAGCGATTGTAATTACATATAATTTGACTTTTGTTGCTGTTGAGCTGCTGTCGTGAAGCGCACCGACTCGTCTGGTATGCACGAATCACGAGGCAGAAAATGACAAAACGCCCCCGCAATATATTTTCGCCGTGAATATGTCTGTATTTCAACACATTCATGGCGCCAATTCATCACAAAAGCGTTTCTAAACGATGTGTGGATGGCCTGAAACCGAGTTAAACACGTTTGCTGAATTGCAGCAAATTCTTGAAAAGTCGCGGCAACGCATCGATATTATCTATGAATTCAACCTTGTTGCCATATTCATTCCGCAAGGCCATCTTGTTGGACGGGCTGCAGGCTATGCCCAACGTCAGCAAATTGACCTTTTTTTCCTCGCAGTAGGCAATGGCCTCTTTTACGCTAACACCCCAGTTCGAAGCCCCATCCGTTATGTGCACGATAAAAGGCCTTTTATAATCGCCCTTTAAGCTTAACACCGTGGCCATGATGGCTTCCCCGGACGCGGTTTTGCCGTTCGGATACACCGTGTAAAATGCGCCATATCGGAATAACTCTGTAATTTTACATATATTGTTCACCTCATTATACCCAATGAGGCGCGCTTTTTTATTAAACCCTTTAATCGCGGCAAAGAGGGTCTGAAAAACGGTCTGTGTACGCGCCCACTTATCCGGATCAGCCATTGAGCCGGAACAATCAATCAGCACCACGAAATTATTCTGAATCTCATATCGTTCTTTTTTCTGCAGAAAAACGGTGCCGGTCGTCGTTGCCCGATACAACCTTCTTCGATCAATTTTGCCGGTCACAAGCCCCCGGTTATAGCTTTTATTCCGAATGGAAACGGCCTGGACAACCATTCGCAGGTCATTGAGCAGCTTGGCGTCCACCTTCTTGTCCGCCAACATCACAACGTCATTTTCCTTGATGGGAACGACCTCATTCTTATTGATCACAATGGATCTTATATCTTCGGTATAGTCGCCGCCCCCCCGTTTCATCTCTTTTTCAATTGCGGCAGAACTATCTGATATCTTTGATGTAATAGCAGGGTGCTCCTCCTCCAACTCGGTTTCATCCACCTCATCACGGGGAAACGCGAACGGGTCCACGCTGTTACCGGGCCATGAGGAGATGTACCGAAGCAATTCATCCCAAATAGACCTGTAGAGGGAAATCCGAAAGGCTCCTCGCTCGGATACGTAAGGAATCTCAGTGCATTTTTTATCAAGCCGGCCTACAATGGAATCAAGTACCGCTAACGGTTCCTTATAAAATTTCTCAATGACGGACGGCTCGGACACCTCAATAGCCGCAGCACGCGCAACCACTTCCCCGCAGACGGAATCCTTTCGACGGGCGGATCGTTCCCACCAGATATAAAGAAGCTCTTCTACAGAGGGGGGGGCCAGAAAATACTTGCGTCTTTCCAGGATTTCCCACTCTCGATGTTTTTCGGTATACAGGCCCAGCATTTTTCGGTTTGATAGCAGATCCACGTAAATTTTTTCCGCCATGTCAAAAAAGAGCTTGAACTTGAACTCCTGAACCGGAGAGAGCGTCAGTTCCTGCAAAATCATCCCCTTGAATCGCTCACTCCACTCCGTAACCTGATAACTTTTATGAATCGACATTCCCACCGCCACATCGGTTTTGTGGGCCGGAAGCGGATATTTCCCCATGATAAAGGCGGGATTCAGGGAAATACCACTTTTAATTTGCATTCCTTCCCAGACGATTTCGCCGACATTACGACCAACATACCGGGAAATCCGTCGTATACTTCGAAGTACTCTTGCGAGTTCGGGTATCTCCGATGGCGATTTATCCCTTCGCCAGTATTCAGAATAGCCGTCTTCTCCCTCGATATAAAATCTTTCAATCGCCAAGACTTTTTCCTTCTGCTGCGTTACGTGCTTATGTTTACCTCAACAGGCTAACTGGTGGCCTGAGACTTTGCCATAACTTTCTTCGTAAAAAGCAGATACTCCGATGCCCTTCTTTCCGCATAGCCTTTTTCCATATGTAAGGATATCAGCACGGATTCGAGCGTTTCCTTGCTGGTTTGAAGGCTTGCCGTAATAGCCTCGCCCAGCGTGGCGCCGGCGTAAACCATTTCACCGATCATCAGCGTGGTTCTGGTGGAAATTTCGGCATTCAGTTCGCTGTTGCTTCTCAATGTATTGGCAATGTCGATGATGTGATCAGCCTGTTTGGCGGTAACACCCGTTTTATTGATGAGCACCTCCTTTTCCACTTCATTGGGCAGGTAATCCATCAAAATAAGGTAAAACCTATCCCTTAACGCCGCATCAAGAAGCTCGGTGCCGACAAACTCATCCCCCTCGTTCAGTGTTGCAAAAAAAACCACGCCGTCCGCCACTTTTAAA contains:
- a CDS encoding MoxR family ATPase — its product is MKNQTTSTLFIPDEDPYFYISNDILSILDKVNKISKKHPVNVLIAGKQGCGKSSLVKQYAAVHGQPLATFQVGILSEPGQLFGEYSLEAGETKYKQFLFPQAIQTPNCVIHLEEINRPEHPKALNMLFSILSDDRQVWMDELGLLKVADGVVFFATLNEGDEFVGTELLDAALRDRFYLILMDYLPNEVEKEVLINKTGVTAKQADHIIDIANTLRSNSELNAEISTRTTLMIGEMVYAGATLGEAITASLQTSKETLESVLISLHMEKGYAERRASEYLLFTKKVMAKSQATS
- a CDS encoding vWA domain-containing protein, whose amino-acid sequence is MAIERFYIEGEDGYSEYWRRDKSPSEIPELARVLRSIRRISRYVGRNVGEIVWEGMQIKSGISLNPAFIMGKYPLPAHKTDVAVGMSIHKSYQVTEWSERFKGMILQELTLSPVQEFKFKLFFDMAEKIYVDLLSNRKMLGLYTEKHREWEILERRKYFLAPPSVEELLYIWWERSARRKDSVCGEVVARAAAIEVSEPSVIEKFYKEPLAVLDSIVGRLDKKCTEIPYVSERGAFRISLYRSIWDELLRYISSWPGNSVDPFAFPRDEVDETELEEEHPAITSKISDSSAAIEKEMKRGGGDYTEDIRSIVINKNEVVPIKENDVVMLADKKVDAKLLNDLRMVVQAVSIRNKSYNRGLVTGKIDRRRLYRATTTGTVFLQKKERYEIQNNFVVLIDCSGSMADPDKWARTQTVFQTLFAAIKGFNKKARLIGYNEVNNICKITELFRYGAFYTVYPNGKTASGEAIMATVLSLKGDYKRPFIVHITDGASNWGVSVKEAIAYCEEKKVNLLTLGIACSPSNKMALRNEYGNKVEFIDNIDALPRLFKNLLQFSKRV